The sequence GCCACCATCCTGCAACCGCTGTATCTGCTGGTCGGCTCGCTCGTGCTCGCGTATTTGCTGGCGCGGACCTGCACGTTCTTTTATCGCCGTCTGAACATGCAGGACGAGCACTCGTTTGTCGCGCTGTTCGGCTTGGTGTTGCTGGCGATCGCAGTCGCGCATCTGTTCAAGCTGTCGACGATTCTGGCGCTGCTCGCAGCCGGCATCATCGTGAAAAATCATGAGGCGCGTCCGCAGTTGTGGCCGGAGCATTTCGGCACCGCCGGCTGGTTGCTGACCGTGATTCTGTTCGTGCTGACGCTGACTTCGTTCGAATGGAAAGATATCGCGCTCGGCGGTGTGGCGGCATTGGGCCTGATCGTTGCGCGTCTGGTGGCGAAACTGGTCGGCGTGCTGGCCTTTGCGAAACCGAGCGGCTTGAACTGGAAGCAGGGCATAGCGCTCGGTTTATCGTTATCGCCCATGTCGGCGCTCGCGTATCTGCTGGTCGACGATACGTACAACCTGTACCCGAACTTCGATCCGCAACTGCGCGCGATCGTGATGTGTTCGATTTTCGTGCTGCAGATTCTCGGGCCGTGGCTCGTCTATCGCAGTCTCGCGCTGGTGGCCGAGCGGCGCGAAGAGTAAGCGCGCGGCGCTGCTCGATGTTTCATCCGCCTGATTCGACTTACTCGAGTTATTCGATTCAAAAACGGCCGGGCAGGCGACAACTTCCCGGCCGACTGACACAGGGGACGCTATGTCACTCGAACCCTTCATCGATTCGAAACCGTATACCTTCGGTGTCGAACTCGAGATGCAAATCGTCAACACGCACGACTATGATCTGACCAAAGCCGGCTCGGATCTGCTGCGCCTCATCAA is a genomic window of Paraburkholderia bryophila containing:
- a CDS encoding cation:proton antiporter codes for the protein MKSAFSFFPAWPLAPDAIFWAGLALLAAGLCGELCYRAWRLPRISGYAVIGLVAGAAGSGVIDADSASAARPLLDVALGLLLFELGSRLDLRWIRRNPWLILSSVAEATLTFALVLPVLLLLNVPVIVATVLAAIAMATSPAMVIQLKTELRAEGQVTQRMLTLTALNSMYAVVIEKLVSSWLHQEAYGNVFATILQPLYLLVGSLVLAYLLARTCTFFYRRLNMQDEHSFVALFGLVLLAIAVAHLFKLSTILALLAAGIIVKNHEARPQLWPEHFGTAGWLLTVILFVLTLTSFEWKDIALGGVAALGLIVARLVAKLVGVLAFAKPSGLNWKQGIALGLSLSPMSALAYLLVDDTYNLYPNFDPQLRAIVMCSIFVLQILGPWLVYRSLALVAERREE